The DNA sequence tacaatgatacatagaaacatagaaagatgacggcagaaaagggctatagcccatcaagtctgcccactctactgttccaccccattaagtcagagtgctgctcgacccatgtAGAGatccacgtggatgtcccatttattcttaaagtcgagcacgctagtggccttgatcacctgcaccggtagtttgttccagtgatccaccaccctttctgtaaagaaatacttcctggtgtcaccaccaaaccataccttatttataggtagtgctcaatgaaacatttcaatgaaacataatttatgtttattgaaatgagactttatattacataaagtgtaactaaaattacattgtgttttcgttaattcagactaaactcaaagacctgcccataaatgcccataactgaactctggcaatcatttttatagcgcacacaaatttagtttttctttaaaatacgcacagatgaaattttttgcgcacacagcctatgaaaaattagagggaacattggtcgcAAGTGTTTTATATCGCATGTCTTCAGGTGGTAGCAATGAGTCAGCATGGGGCCTGTGTTCTAGGAGTTGTTCAAAGCAGTCTTGCCATTTGCATTGGTTTCACTGATATCTGGAGATCTAAAGGAAGGAGCAAAGTGTTTCAGGACCTGTGAGCTCAAGATCCTGCATTGTTCCTTTTTGCTGCTTGGAGATCACTATTAAATGCATAACCAGCCATGAGGGAAGAACTGGGCTGAGTTGATTATGTTTTTTTGGCTGGCGATAGGGGTAGTGGAGGGGAAGAGCTGGCCTGAGTGATGGGCTGGTCCAGTGGAGATTGCAATTATATCATCTCACTTGCTGTTGAGCTTATCTGGGGGCTTCGTTTATAGGGATTCATATGAAGAGAAGATTTGAAGCAGGGGGGACCAGCTatagagtggttgatcattggaacaagcttccagtgcaggtgatcgaggcagactgcgtgccagactttaagaataaatgggatacccatgtgggatccctacgagggtcaagataaggaaattgggtcattagggcatagacagggggtgggtaagcagagtgcgcagacttgatgggctgtagcccttttctgtcgtcatcttatatgtttctatataaattGGGCGAGTATACAATTTATAGGAGACTATAAGAGGAGTTGGGGAGGAACATTGTGTGTGGGAagggaattagaaaaaaaaaaaaaaaaggatgaggTGAGGATGAGAGAAGAAATGAAGAAATGGGAGGTGAATGGGTCAATAGGACCatcagggaggggtgggagggagttaaAGGTTCCAGGGAGATTGAAAGGGGTTAGAGGGGGCCAGAAGGAATGAAAAAGGAAGAGTCATTGGGGAGGATGGGTGAGAGGAAACAAGAGGATcagctagaacagtggttcctaaccctatcctggaggaccctcaggccagtcgggttttcaggatagttctaatgaatatgcatgagagagatctgcatttaatggagatgccaggcatgcaaatctgcttcatgcatattcattaggtctatcctgaaaacccaactggcctgggggtcctccaggacagggttgggaaccactgagctagaaaGGAGTTGTTGAGAAAAACCATCAGCCAAAGGATGAAATACAATCTTGCCAATTTGTCATAATGGTAGGTTGTGCAAGTTTAAGTTCTAAAAAAGGATCATGGCTATAAATTTGGAAGTCCTGACCTAATCTGTCCTTGAGTTTTTAGCTCTTACTCTTTATTCACATGGAGCCGTGCTTTCACATAACCTGCTTCTAGTATTCACACTAGTAGTATACCGAAAATCCTGCTGTCGCTCATGTCTAACAAGTAATGGGCAATGATTGTGTTATGTACCTATTCAAACAGCATAAGCAAAATGTTCAGAGCTTTTACAGAAAGCTAACAATACAGGCTTAGCTTGTAAAAAGCATAGTTAATTTCAACATTATAAAATATAATGCCTTTTATGTACAGTGTTACTCAAATAGTATATAAGTGGTATAATTTCTTTAGATGTTTATTTGCAAACTCTCCATGATGTGGACTTTAGAAATAATATTTTCTTTAATTGCTATTGGAATGCATTTTTGTACttgtacttttctttttcttttcttgtataTGCATACTTGATATGCATATAAAAATAATTGaaattagaaaaaatatataaggtTCTTGCTACCCAAATTTTACATCTCAGGTTTGAGCATAGGaagattcttattttcttaacatGCTGAGCATTTTCAATCATATGCTGTTTGTAAAATATATGTAACTATTCACATTGCAAAAGTGTAGATTAATTGATccaagtttttatttttaatttttttcatagAAGAGAGCCCATGGAAAGACTCAAACAGAAGTTGCCCAATCAGGGCTCAAGGAAACAAGAATCTGGCTTTTACTTTCCCATCATGCCTTTTTAGTGCCCATACAGTGAACAGTGTAAGTCTGCAATGGCAGGAGTCGTCACAAGGTGCATGGATCAGCGAACTAAACTTTAACGACAACCTGGGCCAACCACTGGCACCACCCACCAAACGGCACTGCAGGTCCCTGTCAGAGCCTGATGAATTGGCTCGCTGTCGGTCACCGTGGAAGCCAGCTGGTTCCAAAGTCTGGACTCCTGTGTCCAAAAGGCGATGCAATAGTGGTGGTAGCACCACTCTACAGCGCTGCAACAGCCATGGGAGTGCCACCCTACAGAGAAGCACAAGTATCAGCCTTCCCCAGAACATGTTATCTTTAAACAATAACATGTATCCTATCACCAGCCTGAACACATCGCCTGTTCCTAGACCTTCATCTgccagcagtggctttgtggacaGCAGTGAGGGTAGCACAAACTCAAGCATACATTGGAATTGTGCAGGACAATGTGATTTTAACCCACGCCGTCGCCTCTCTCTCTCACAGGAGCACATTATCGAGGTGGGGAACCACTTGCCTTCAGCTAACAGCACTCCCACCTCCACCCCAGAGCTGAGCCGGCGACAGGGCCTGCTAAGATGCCGCTCACAGCCCTGTGTGCTCAATGAGAAGAAAAGTCGGCTAAAGCGCCGGCGGGAAGATGATGTGCGGTGGAATCGTCCTTCCTTAGATTTTCTTAAAATGACACGGGTAAGGATTTACTAGCTTTGACAGACCAAGGAAAAGCCCTTTTGCTCTAGAGCTGTTTCTAACTTGCAATGATTTTATGTTAAATCTAATCACATTAGATCACGCATTCGTATCAAAGGAAGATTTTCTTATATAGGTGACTGTTTTGCAGCAAGTAGTTGGGATTGTTTAAAGCTGTCCACTTCATACCCTGTTGAGAGTTGTTTAGCTTGAACGTATAAGTCTTGATTGTGACATTTTGCTAAACAAGAtggcacttttttatttttttgaaaattagctTGGGCTATTCAGTACCCCTTGAAGCAGAGCTGATGATTCTTACTGAAATTTGAAATAATGCTTGTGTTCAAAAAAATAGATGAATTCTCTCTTGCAGAATACTGGGTAATAAAACAACAGAAGTTGGGTTCTTCACTATATTAGTTTGCCTGTACTTTTGATTCTGTTGCTTCCTTTTAATCATAGTTCTACTTATTCTTTcattgttcttatatttttaattatttgggCATAAGCATGCCTTGTAGCTACACCCCATTTTTCAGACTTTTATTTTCAAAGTCAGCTTTCTTGCAGTTAATGCTATACCTTTGTAATGTGTCTGTGGAGTTTTGATTCATGACAGCAAAGCAGTACTACAGTTTACTACATAGAAACAGATCCTGAGGGTAGAAAAGGCATaggatttataataataataataacttaatttttctataccgccataatcttgcgacttctaggcggtttacaatgaagataagctgtacaatcagcgaattacagagtatagatagaaatGAGAACATTCAGCGGTCAGTGAATTAGAAGGTGCCAAATGGTTAGGAGAAAGAATTATTGAAAAGAGTTAACTTAATTTTCATATTACATTGAAAAACATTGGGCATCAGCAGGAAGCTGGGTACAATTGTGAGGAGGACATAATAGCAGACAGAGAATATGGGGTTCCTATTGAGAGGAATGAAGGAATTCGGGTGATGTGAGGTAGCTTTGATCGTGTAGGGAAAAATCTGGCTAGGACATGAATTTCTTAAATAAggtggtttttaattctttccgaaagacactgtaggtcagtctagctgcATCAGTGAggtagcctagccaagtttgctgtctaccagcttggaacttgaatgttctgtctaggaaggttcgatatctgcagcctgTGATTTTCGGGTATGTAAAGAGGTTGCGGTTTGTGTTTATCTAGTGTGCCCATCCATATTAGCTGCTCAGCTGTAAAACCCTTCCTTTGCTTTAGATCTTTTGCTTGTCCCAAATGTTCTTGAATTCTGATATATAGTCCTTGtcaagagaatgacacggcgacaaatttgtcccagttcCCACAGGAACTCCATTTCCCATTCTCaaccccgtgagttttgttgctgtctgtgtccctgtccctgctccattcctgtaggctctgccttaaccacacaaagctcgaacagttatgattttaaagtattcgaggcttgtgcagatgaggatggagctcttaggaatggggcagggacaggaaaagaactcgccgtgatgtgaaaatgagttcccatggggatggagaaaaatgtgtccccatgtcattttcttgtctccaccacctctagaggaacatttatcaccctttctgtaaaacaaataaaa is a window from the Geotrypetes seraphini chromosome 1, aGeoSer1.1, whole genome shotgun sequence genome containing:
- the FAM53A gene encoding protein FAM53A isoform X1, coding for MLVGVSSRKGATTMVTLITEKLENQRLDDLTCKAYSINLHSSEKLNKSGSLFPYEINEESPWKDSNRSCPIRAQGNKNLAFTFPSCLFSAHTVNSVSLQWQESSQGAWISELNFNDNLGQPLAPPTKRHCRSLSEPDELARCRSPWKPAGSKVWTPVSKRRCNSGGSTTLQRCNSHGSATLQRSTSISLPQNMLSLNNNMYPITSLNTSPVPRPSSASSGFVDSSEGSTNSSIHWNCAGQCDFNPRRRLSLSQEHIIEVGNHLPSANSTPTSTPELSRRQGLLRCRSQPCVLNEKKSRLKRRREDDVRWNRPSLDFLKMTRTLKNSKSLCSLDYEDVDDPHMKTIVSSPCESNDLMNMITPGSSPLKEQLDEVRHHGLCQVDLNTRDYKQAAAVSESDEDTSDSESTEEGIFPLDCGDLDLEQIENN
- the FAM53A gene encoding protein FAM53A isoform X3; the protein is MQKRGRRKEGGEPWLIVNSSEHSSEKLNKSGSLFPYEINEESPWKDSNRSCPIRAQGNKNLAFTFPSCLFSAHTVNSVSLQWQESSQGAWISELNFNDNLGQPLAPPTKRHCRSLSEPDELARCRSPWKPAGSKVWTPVSKRRCNSGGSTTLQRCNSHGSATLQRSTSISLPQNMLSLNNNMYPITSLNTSPVPRPSSASSGFVDSSEGSTNSSIHWNCAGQCDFNPRRRLSLSQEHIIEVGNHLPSANSTPTSTPELSRRQGLLRCRSQPCVLNEKKSRLKRRREDDVRWNRPSLDFLKMTRTLKNSKSLCSLDYEDVDDPHMKTIVSSPCESNDLMNMITPGSSPLKEQLDEVRHHGLCQVDLNTRDYKQAAAVSESDEDTSDSESTEEGIFPLDCGDLDLEQIENN
- the FAM53A gene encoding protein FAM53A isoform X4; the protein is MQKRGRRKEGGEPWLIVNSSEHSSEKLNKSGSLFPYEINESPWKDSNRSCPIRAQGNKNLAFTFPSCLFSAHTVNSVSLQWQESSQGAWISELNFNDNLGQPLAPPTKRHCRSLSEPDELARCRSPWKPAGSKVWTPVSKRRCNSGGSTTLQRCNSHGSATLQRSTSISLPQNMLSLNNNMYPITSLNTSPVPRPSSASSGFVDSSEGSTNSSIHWNCAGQCDFNPRRRLSLSQEHIIEVGNHLPSANSTPTSTPELSRRQGLLRCRSQPCVLNEKKSRLKRRREDDVRWNRPSLDFLKMTRTLKNSKSLCSLDYEDVDDPHMKTIVSSPCESNDLMNMITPGSSPLKEQLDEVRHHGLCQVDLNTRDYKQAAAVSESDEDTSDSESTEEGIFPLDCGDLDLEQIENN
- the FAM53A gene encoding protein FAM53A isoform X2, whose protein sequence is MLVGVSSRKGATTMVTLITEKLENQRLDDLTCKAYSINLHSSEKLNKSGSLFPYEINESPWKDSNRSCPIRAQGNKNLAFTFPSCLFSAHTVNSVSLQWQESSQGAWISELNFNDNLGQPLAPPTKRHCRSLSEPDELARCRSPWKPAGSKVWTPVSKRRCNSGGSTTLQRCNSHGSATLQRSTSISLPQNMLSLNNNMYPITSLNTSPVPRPSSASSGFVDSSEGSTNSSIHWNCAGQCDFNPRRRLSLSQEHIIEVGNHLPSANSTPTSTPELSRRQGLLRCRSQPCVLNEKKSRLKRRREDDVRWNRPSLDFLKMTRTLKNSKSLCSLDYEDVDDPHMKTIVSSPCESNDLMNMITPGSSPLKEQLDEVRHHGLCQVDLNTRDYKQAAAVSESDEDTSDSESTEEGIFPLDCGDLDLEQIENN